One Triticum dicoccoides isolate Atlit2015 ecotype Zavitan chromosome 3B, WEW_v2.0, whole genome shotgun sequence genomic window, GGAGAACTTGCCACCCCCACCTCCTCCACCACCTGCCAAGAAGGAAAAGCAAcggtggtccaagaaggccagcgcgaAGAAGGATCAGGTCTTGACTAAGAATGAGCTGTTGGCAAGGCGCGCCGAGCAGGAACAGGATGAGCAACCCACATTTGTCCAAAAGGTGATTGACATGCGAGGGCCTCAGGCTCGTGTGTTGACAGACTTGAAGGGGCTCAGTACTGAACATGAGATGGAGGCGAATGATGTGCCAATGCCGGAGTTGCAGTACAATGTGCGGCTGCTTGTTGACGAGACTGAGGCTGATATTGTCAGGTTGGATGGGCAGCTGCGGCGGGAGCAGGAGAAGGTGGCTAGTTTGGTGCGAGAGAAGGAGAAAGTAGCAAAGCAGGAGGCTTTGCAGAAACACCAGCTGCAAGTTATGGAGACAATTGCAGATGTGCTGGAGAAGGTCCGGGTTGATGACACCGCTGGTTTGCTCACTCTGGGGGGGTTGCTTAAGACCTTCCAGGAATTGAAGGTGCACTATGAGGAGGAGTTCAAAATGTGCAGTGTTGCATGGGTCGCTTGCCGATTTGCGCATCCACTACTTATCCGGGTATTTCAGGGGTGGCAACCGCTGCAGAATCCATTGTTTGGCTTGGAGGTCATGTCATCGTGGAAGGATTTGCTGCAGGGAGACCAGCCATATGATTTCTCAGATGCTACTGAATCAATGGCTCCATATGCACAGCTTGTCAGTGAGGTCATCCTACCAGCTGTGCGGATATCAGGAACTAATTCATGGAAGGCTAGGGATCCAGAACCAATGCTCCGTTTTCTTGAATCATGGGAACGGTTGCTGCCCCCTATCGTGCTCCATTCAATATTGGAGCATGTAATAATGCCAAAGCTCACAGCTGCAGTCGAATCTTGGGACCCGCGGAGCGAGAGTGTACCAATCCATGTATGGGTACACCCATGGTTGCCAACTCTAGGGCAAAGGATAGAGACATTGTGCCACTCTATCCGGTACAAGCTGAGTAGTGTCCTCCAATTGTGGCAAGCTCACGATTCATCAGCTTATGCTGTGCTATCTCCATGGAAGGGTGTATTTGATCCAGCAAGTTGGGAAGACTTGATAGTGCGTTATATCATTCCTAAACTGAAAATGGCACTCCAGGAGTTTCAGATTAACCCAGCAAGCCAGAAGTTTGACCAGTTTAACTGGGTTATGATTTGGGCTTCTGCTGTCCCGGTACACCATATGGTCCATATGTTGGAAGTTGATTTCTTTAGCAAGTGGCAGCTGGTTTTGTACCATTGGTTGAGCTCACCAAATCCTGATTTCAATGAGATCATGAATTGGTATAAGGGCTGGAGGGGCCTTTTCCCACCAGAGTTACTTGCCAATGAACGCATACGGATGCTTCTAACGGCTGGTCTTGAGATGATGAACCAAGCTGCTGAAGGACATGAGTTGGCGCAGCCAGGGGCTAGGGAGAATGTTGGCTTCTTGAGAGCAACAGAGAAGCGGCAATTTGATGCAGCACAGCAAGCATCGCAATACCCATCTTACCATGCTGCGCCAGGAGCAGCCATGGGAGATATGAGCTTCAAGGAGTCTATTCAGGCATATGCGGCTGACCAAGGTTTGTTGTTTATGCCTAGAGTTAACAAATCCTATAACGGCATGCCAGTGTACGAATTTGGCACCGTGAGCATTTGCATAGACTCTGTCAAGCGACTACTCTATGCGCAACTTCAAGAGGGAACTGAAAGATGGAGTTCTGTGTCTCTTACACAACTGCTGGAAATGAACCGGATGGCAAGACCACGTTAGGAGATCATCTATAGCTTGGAAGTTTCATGTGATCATTTTTCCTGCCAGTGTAGGTAGTCTTCAAATGTGTCTTGCGAGCATTGTTGTAGAATTACTTGATAAAGAACAAAGTTTCTGATGATGTATCTGAATGTGATTTTCCACATTTCAACATGGAACTCGGTTGTTATTGCCCTGGAATGAATAATTGATGCAGAACTGCTTCTACCTGTACATTGAGATACGGTTTATTTTTTGAGGTTGTTATTCTGGTAAgttagttttttgttttgtttcctgtGATAATCGAATGCCCTCCCACTAGCTTTATTAATGTGCATCTAGCTTTTGTCGCTATGTATTAAAGATTTAGGAAACTACAACATGTAATACTTTTGGATGGATGAATTTTTTGATCGATGCCATGTTCAGCTGTTAATAGGACATTTTGGGTTATTGCTGTGCATAGCTTTTGCTGTGTTGGGTGCATATAATTTTAAAATTTGTTGGTTGTAGCATTTTATCCAGTACCACTCTCCTTTATATTACATACGAAAAGGAAGATGACAGTTAAGTAGAGATGTTCAGATCTAGCTAAACATGAAGATAAATTAGTACAGTTAAACGTACTGCTTGGTGTGGTGCTTTTGTATTTCCTTTTGCATCGGCCCTTTTTCATTTCTTCCTCATTCAAGTGGTGCACCAGAGGGTTCTATTGCTTGGTGTGGTAAGCTAATTTCTTACATAGGTGCATGCCCTTTCTTAGCATTCAAGTAGCGTATTGCCCACTCACAGATGTCACCGGAAGTGTCACGGTTATTTCTGAAGCTCACCATCTTCTTAGCTTTCATGGGTTTTGATGTAAATCAGGAAATGGCTATATGGCAACATCCGCTTGCCGAAATGCATTATTTGGTATGTCAGAAAACATCCCATGACCCAGTTCCGCTTCTGTATTTCCTTTTGCATTAGCTTATTTGATTTCAAGCTTACATGTTCAGTGTTCATCTAGGAAATGATCTCACATCATAATTTGGTGTCTCCGTTCAGCGCTAAACAACAAAAAAATGCTGTTGTTTCTTGTGATGATGAACATTTGTATAGTTGTTTTAGTAGCATAattagataatgatattgttaaaagtTAACTGATTTATGGAAATAGTCTTCGACACTGGTCTGAATTTGATCATTAACGTCACTGTATTTACTTGGGTTAACATTTCCTATTTTGTATGTGAGAAATTCATCTTATGGCGGCTGGGGCCTTTCAAGTTTTTAAACTTCCTTTCCTCTCTTGGACATCGGTACTACTCAAATGTAACTGATTTCTCCCTTCCAGGACTGTAATTTATACGATGTTATAAGAGAAAGGAGTGCTCCTTTCTCTGAAGAAGAGATACGGAAGTTTATGCTCCAAATACTGCAAGGCCTTGTGTACATGCATAATAATGGATATTTCATCGTGACCTGTAACCTGGTAATTTGGTGGACTATATTCTGTTTGAATGATGCTGCCTCTATACCAGTAAAATGACTAATCTGAGGGGAATTCCATTCTTTCAGAAAATCTTCTACTGCCGGGACCACTTTTAGAAAATCTGAGGGGAATTCCTAAGAGATTGCAGATCATGCGCTTGCAAGGCTAATTAGTTAGCGAATCTATATCTTTGAGGTTCACCGGGACCACATTGTGGCTATACTTCTATCTCTTTAAAAAAAGGTGCATCTTTATGTTTCATATAAATATATGATTGCTGTTTATGAATCTGCTACTGCCCATTGCTTATATATTGCTATAGTAATTGGTGTTGATTTTCTATCATCTCCTTTTCTAGAGATTGTTCATCTTTTGTTTTTCATTGCCTTGTTTATCTCCAGTAATTTAATCTTTTATTGAATTCACCTTGTTGTGCCTCATCAGTATGCTTATATTTGTAGATGACACTAAGATTATGTTGAATATGTCTGTAGATGGAGACTTTGGGGTCATAATACCTGAAAGAGAAACAAATACTTTGGTCGCATTTTTCTTTCCGTTGTATGCAGATCTCATGATCATCTGAAGTCTTTCATAGTTAATTGAGAGTTTTCCTTTTATATGATCAACTGCACATCTGGTTTTCTCTTGCAGTAAAACACCATCGAAGCAAACTTGATACTCATTGCCAGCCCTTGTCCCCTCATCTGTTACTGCTTTCATGCTAACTAGATAACACTGTTTAAACCAGCAAAACAAGAGTATTTTTCTGTTTAGATTGTAGAACATGACTTGGAGGTTCTAAGAATAGAGTGATATTTGCAAAACCATGCTTTTATTCAGCTTATATTTTTGGAATAATCTAATCTTTATTGTTTCAGGTTGCCAAAGAGGCTTCTGACATGGTACTAGCTGACGACAATTTCAGTACCATAGTTGCCGCAGTTGGTGAAGGAAGATCTATTTACAATAACATGAAAGCTTTCATAAGGTTGTGCACTGAGAGCCTTTTTCCCACTTCTCATTGGCAGTTTTGTGGTTGCTTGCGTATTTGTGCTTGTTCTATATGGCTTGCTAAAAATGATGTTCCTCAATCGAGCATGATTGCGTGATTGTGTCTGCTTAGGTACTTCACATTCAGTTGGTGGAAAACCTTCTATTCCTTGAGTATTCTGAAGGCCCTTGCTTCACTGCTGCAGATACATGATTTCCTCAAACATTGGTGAAGTTGCTTCAATCTTCCTTACCTCTGCTTTGAGTATTCCTGAGGGGTTGATACCTGTTCAACTTCTATGGGTAAATCTCGTCACCGGTGGCCCCTCCGCAACTGCTTTGGGTTTCAATCCGCCTGACAAGGACATCATGAAGAAACCACCAAGGAGGAGCGACGACTCATTGACTACTCCCTGGTTTTTGTTCTGTTACCTGGTAAATGATCACCACATATCTGTTTGATCTGTTTTAGGCATCTCTGCCTTTCTTCTCGAGATTATAATTCTCACTAATCACATAACTTGCAAGTCATTGGCCTTTACATGGGGGTTACAACCCTTTTGTATCTTTGTCATCTGTTACACCCACGGATCTTTCATGGGCATTGATCTCACTGGAGATGGCGACACACTTGTCAGTTACTCACAGCTCTCGAACTGGGGCCAGTGCTCTAGCTGGGACAACTTCACAGCTGCGCCCTTCATTGCTGGTGCTAGAACTTTCACCTTCGACGACAACCCCTGCGACTACTTCCAGGCCGGCAAAGTGAAGGCAACGACGCTCACACTCTCCATGCTCGTGGCGATCGAGATGTTCAACTCGCTCAACGGACACGAGCCTGCTGAGGATGCCTCCGTGGGTCAACCCGTGGCTGCTCCTGGCCATGTCGGTGTCATTCGGGCTGCACTTCCTCATCCTCTACGTGCCGTTCCTCGTGCAGGTGTTTGGCATCGTGCCACTCAGCCTTAAAGAGTGGCTCCTGGTGCTCCTTGTCGCGCTCCCGGTCAGGGCACGAGGATCTATTCACTGCCGTGGATAGGCCGCTCCAGTTCGCGCAGACTGCCACCGTCCTGGAGATACACCACCTGCCAGCAACATGCCAGATCTCGCTTGCCTTTTTCTTTTCTCTCGATCTGTTTGCTTCTGAGCTTTGCATTCTATGGGCTTTTGACTCACATCTCGCAGGCACCGGAAGGCGGCCAGAAGGAGGCAAGCGGCAGCCTCACCGCTGACACactcgccgctgacgccggcggcgACGACCAGATCCTGGCCGTCCCCTCCCCTTCCCGTCAGATCCGTCCAGGTCCAGCGGACGACGGTGACCATCTCCGGTAGCCGGTAGGTCCTCTCTCCAGCTCACCTTCTCCCACTGCCCCTTCATGACGCTGCTGCTTTGTCTTGCTGGACTCGCGTGCTCGTGCGTCTCCCCGCGTCATGGAAGTGTTGCTTTCTCTTGCCGTCGGCGGCCCCGAGTGTGTCGTGCTCGTGGACGGCTCTCGAATGCGTCCTGATCGTGGCCGACTCTTGCTGCTATTTTTGCTGTGTGCCGTGTTGCTACTGTTGCTTGCCGGCCGTTGCGCATGTCTTGCTCGTGGCCGGCCCTTGCTGCTCATGGCCTACAATTTCTGCTATTGTTTTTTTCTGCCTTGCTGCTCCtgctgttgtttgttgtttccctaTTGCCGTTTCTTTTAGTTGGCTCATTTGGATAATTGACCCTGATGATATTGTGTGTAGATATTGGGTTCACTGAAGAGTTGTTGAGTTATTGGGTGGGATTTTCTTACTAGGTTGTTGCAAAGGTACCAGTTCTTTGGTCAATGTCAATCGTATTTTACCCTTCCCCCTGTGGTGGCGCGCTCCTGAGCAGTACATTTTATTCACAGTacccttctttttgttctcatgttAGTTTTAAAGTACTTGCATTTTCCTGTGTTGATTGCCTTGCCAATGTGCTGTTTTCTTTGCAGGAATTGAACCATGTCACTCGGAAATCAGAGAGCAGGCAACAATAGTTTTAGATTTTAGTGATTCTGGTAGGCGCAGCTGAACTACAATACTGAACAGGCTAATGCTGTTCCAGTTGATTCTTGAGTTTATTGCCATGACAAGATGCAATTTGCCTGCAATCATCTAAGTTTGTTGTGTCTAACAGTGCCTTATTTTGTTCAGAATATTTACTTACACATTTTAATTTTGTTGCATTGCATATTTAACCATTTCCTGATCTCCATAGTATTGCTAGCTCCTTAGGTGTAATGTTGCTTAAAAGATGCCAAAGTCGTATCTGAAGTTTTTCATGATACAAACATATATTTGTTTGTTTGTAGGGTTCAGATTTTAAGAATTCCAGTGTGTTGCTGACTATTTCAATTTTTTCGGCAAATTGGACGCTCTTGACTGATATTGCTAGCAAGCTGTGAAGCAAAGATAATTGTTGGTCTCTACAGGCGAGCCGCCAACATGAAGAAATCCTTGCATGTTTTTTTACCCTTGAATCAGTTTGCATTTCACCCttatttttggtacattgttctgcAACATTTTATTCCAATTGTATGGTGGCTACTTTAATTGTAAGAGATGTATGCTTACAAAGTTTAATTATCTTTTTTACCAATAAAAGGGTGATCGCTTCTTCCTCCTAAATTTTCGTCCGTCGTCCGTCAGACTCGATCGAGTTGCTCGATCTTTTAAATCCACGTTCTGTTTTTTCAAGCCCACTCGAAGGTGAACAACCCACCAATTTTTTCGGCCCACCCAGCCCAACAGTGCAAAAATAATAGTGCGCAGAATCGAACTCGCAATCTCGTGCCCAACAAATCATGATTCAACCAACTAAGCTAGCTCCCGTTGTGCTATTATTGGAGGTTCATACACATTTTAAATAGTCCCACATCGCTCCCTTCAATCCAAAATTCGTAATTTAAAAATATCTTTGAGTTTCCTGGGCATCAAGGAGCAGTTTCGGGAATCAATAAAGAAGGAAATAATAAGTTGTCCTGATAAGGAAGGAAAAGAGAGGAAAGTAAGGATGGAAAGAGGGGACCTCAAGTCTGtgacagagaagaaaaaggaaagagtGGATAAGTAAATACCCCCCAGCTCAATAGTCggacaggttgtgaattgtcaggaaaagcttagggttgtcagtatttgcaggttgtgaattgtattTTGTGCTGTATATTttaagagtactttcagatatgaatgtattTTGATTTTCAGATTTGcaatattgagcatatgaagtattttatgaattataGAGATCTATTTTTAACACTTAGAAATGcaatttcataggagtataaaagtgcagacaatgtggttCTCAGAGAAAAAACTGTAAGTTTcagtttcagaggcagagcatttatattaacatacCCTTTTTaaacagggataacatcatgttggaagttttattcatggtcgaaaatggaactatcaaccagttaacatcatgctgatcatcattcatgcatagcacatcttcatataatGCACAattaaaaagatatgctattttcaaaatgcccacacaatatcgagtgtgcgaaaaacagagaaaacgaaggacgaagttttggcaagtgttggacgtggtgtgcgtagatgacaatggggacccacatatcaataatggcagaggcaaatTTTTTTTGCAGATATTTTCCTTGCataaggtggaatcgaacccgggcggaacagcggtcggatagtgtcacttggccaccggGCTAGTTCAATAGTTTCGGTAGCATTAAGGCACTGCCTCTAGTGGTTCGTTCTCAtcttgcgcctttgtgcgctcgccgcggagCCGCTGTCTGCTGATGTGAACATGttgaatgatatgtctccaacgtatctactttttctaacaCTTCTCGTCTTGTTTTggcctctaacttgcatgatttaatgaaactaaccccggactaacgctgttttcagcaaaactaccatggtgttgtttttgtgcagaaataaaagttcttggaatggaacgaaactttgcgaggagttTTTATacgataaaagagaatttctggagccaagatccaccagaaggggcacctgggtgggcacaacccaccaggtgcgcccccctcctggcgcgcccaggtgggttgtccccaccaggTGGCCCCGCAGACGAACCCCATACTATAAAattctatttttccagaaaaaaatcagggagaaagaattatcacgatccacgagatagagccgcctccacctcctgttcttcattgggaggccagatctggagtccgtttgggtcaccggagagggggatcttcgttcttcatcatcaccaacccttctccatcgtcagttccatgatgctccccaccgggagtgagtaattccttcgtaggctcgctggtcggtgaggagttggatgagattcatcatgtaatcaagttagttttgttagggcttgatccctagtatccataatgttctaagattgatgctgctatgactttgccatgcttaatgcttgtcactttgggcccggatgccatgattttagatctgaaccgtttatgttatcaccattatatcaatgttcgagatccgatcttgcaagttatagtcacccactacgtgttatgatccggcaaccctggagtgacaatagtcgggaccactcccagtgatggcagtagtttgaggagttcatgtattcatcgtgtgctaattctttgttccggttctctattaaaaggaggccttaatgttccttagtttccaatatggaccccgcaaccacgggagggtaggacaaaagatgtcatgcaagttctttccataagcatgtatgactatttacggaatacatgcctacattatattgatgaactggagctagtgtcgtatcgccctaggttataactgtctcatgatgaatatcgtccaacaagtcactgatgcaatgcctatgaatttatcctatattgtttctGCTATGCTACCAaaatactgctatcactattactgttactatttctgctatcactactatcaaaactatcatactactgtgctactgatcacgttgctgcagataattaatctttaggtgtggttgaattgacaactcagctactaataccttcaaatattctttagctccccttgtgtcaaatctataaatttgggttgaatactctaccctcgaaaactgttgcgatcccctatacttgtgggttatcaagacctttttctggcgccgttgccggggagcatagctatatttcttgagtcacttgggattattatcaattattcactatgaagaatctgaaggatgctaagaccaagatttttccctctaagacgaggggaggtaaggaactgccatccagttctgctttagattcaccttctgttataagtaaacttgcaacaccaccacatgctatcaattttgatatgttgcaagttattgatgatgctgcttctgctatggataatgcttatgatgatgctagtaccttgcttaatgatgatgatgtgccacttggtgactttcttgataaataaattgctagagtaagacaacatgatgttgttgaatctgatgatgagcttgaaactgaaactcctgaaacacctgctagaactagccttcctagatatgaattgcataaggtaccagaaggttatgttatgaatgaggagacaactagagatattcttgcttgtaaggatagagatgatctagagaaattattatgcaagtataaagaaaaatctcaaaTACTAGAATGaagtatgatcctaagtttgctacttcacctatatttattgatgataaggattatgacttCTCTGccaacccagagttaattactttggttgaatctgatcctttccatggttatgaaaccgaAACcgctgtggcacatcttactgagttgaatgacatagccaccctttttactcatgatgagaaaactcgctattactatattctcaaattatttccgttctcattaaagggtgatgctaaagcctggtacaatactcttgctcctagttgtatgcgtagtccccaggatat contains:
- the LOC119275074 gene encoding septin and tuftelin-interacting protein 1 homolog 1-like, coding for MEEDAEGMDRLDMDGDFVGGRFGRDGEFYYQSRRERAPQTREDALYGVFGEGDSDYDSEEDEASRRRRRRKRRRDDEPDLTRPVQFVSKGISAPKPEEEEEQQRPGLGQAASSSGTAAAAASEEDAEEDQEPYMDLPTGFGQRIAEGARARREEKERQQESAKRRRGALGAGFEPGKPAPPPGSLESNTKVAKMMAMMGYKRGEGLGKNAQGITAPVETTLRPKNAGLGSVEGFKEPRAFTPKENLPPPPPPPPAKKEKQRWSKKASAKKDQVLTKNELLARRAEQEQDEQPTFVQKVIDMRGPQARVLTDLKGLSTEHEMEANDVPMPELQYNVRLLVDETEADIVRLDGQLRREQEKVASLVREKEKVAKQEALQKHQLQVMETIADVLEKVRVDDTAGLLTLGGLLKTFQELKVHYEEEFKMCSVAWVACRFAHPLLIRVFQGWQPLQNPLFGLEVMSSWKDLLQGDQPYDFSDATESMAPYAQLVSEVILPAVRISGTNSWKARDPEPMLRFLESWERLLPPIVLHSILEHVIMPKLTAAVESWDPRSESVPIHVWVHPWLPTLGQRIETLCHSIRYKLSSVLQLWQAHDSSAYAVLSPWKGVFDPASWEDLIVRYIIPKLKMALQEFQINPASQKFDQFNWVMIWASAVPVHHMVHMLEVDFFSKWQLVLYHWLSSPNPDFNEIMNWYKGWRGLFPPELLANERIRMLLTAGLEMMNQAAEGHELAQPGARENVGFLRATEKRQFDAAQQASQYPSYHAAPGAAMGDMSFKESIQAYAADQGLLFMPRVNKSYNGMPVYEFGTVSICIDSVKRLLYAQLQEGTERWSSVSLTQLLEMNRMARPR